One Dietzia sp. JS16-p6b genomic window carries:
- a CDS encoding serine hydrolase: MDRFDTVVRELDALVDAGRLTGFVCGVRQDGRTLIAAGGSRSPDGPALDPDTVFPLSSNTKPVGGVLALRMVELGILALDDPVSTLLPELSAPRVLTRPGAPIDRTVPAGRQITLRHLLTMTAGVGWAGEGSPLTVAMVERQIAPGPFAPPMEPDEYLRLLGALPLADQPGVGWHYHTSSDVLSVLLARATGATVSDLVADHVTGPLGLADVGFTADPDRLPTSYGPGPDGGLRALDTGDRFAHPPRFESLACGLTSTVSDHLEFLDVLVDGGVVLGSESVEVMTADHLTARQRADAEGFIGPGCGYGMQVEVRPGGVVGWAGGLGTIAYVDRRTGRGAAVFTTQSYDVPGTAEALDTVWALLR, from the coding sequence ATGGATCGGTTCGACACCGTCGTCAGGGAGCTCGACGCCCTGGTCGACGCCGGGCGGCTCACGGGTTTCGTCTGCGGGGTCCGGCAGGATGGCCGGACGCTGATCGCAGCGGGCGGGTCGCGGTCACCCGACGGGCCCGCGCTCGACCCGGACACGGTGTTCCCCCTGTCGTCCAACACCAAGCCGGTGGGCGGCGTGCTCGCGCTGCGGATGGTCGAGCTCGGGATCCTCGCACTCGACGACCCGGTCTCCACCCTTCTGCCGGAGTTGTCGGCCCCGCGGGTCCTCACCCGGCCCGGCGCACCGATCGACCGGACCGTGCCGGCCGGCCGACAGATCACCCTGCGACACCTGCTCACCATGACCGCCGGCGTCGGATGGGCGGGAGAGGGCAGTCCTCTGACCGTCGCCATGGTCGAGCGACAGATCGCGCCGGGACCCTTCGCGCCTCCGATGGAGCCGGACGAGTACCTGCGGCTGCTGGGCGCGCTGCCCCTGGCCGATCAGCCCGGGGTGGGCTGGCACTACCACACCAGCAGCGACGTGCTGAGTGTCCTCCTGGCGAGGGCCACGGGAGCGACCGTGTCCGACCTGGTGGCCGACCACGTCACCGGCCCGCTCGGTCTCGCGGACGTGGGGTTCACCGCCGACCCCGACCGACTCCCCACCAGTTACGGGCCCGGCCCCGACGGGGGCTTACGGGCGCTGGACACCGGTGACCGGTTCGCCCACCCGCCGCGCTTCGAGTCTCTGGCGTGCGGGCTGACCTCGACCGTCTCGGACCACCTCGAATTCCTCGACGTCCTGGTCGACGGTGGGGTGGTCCTGGGGTCGGAGTCCGTGGAGGTGATGACGGCCGACCACCTGACCGCGCGGCAGCGGGCCGACGCGGAGGGGTTCATCGGACCCGGCTGCGGGTACGGGATGCAGGTCGAGGTCCGTCCCGGCGGGGTCGTCGGTTGGGCCGGGGGACTGGGCACCATCGCATACGTCGACCGGCGCACGGGCCGCGGCGCGGCGGTGTTCACCACGCAGTCCTACGACGTACCGGGGACGGCGGAGGCGCTGGACACCGTGTGGGCGCTGCTGCGGTGA
- a CDS encoding MerR family transcriptional regulator, with translation MAELMTIGQFAAATWLSPKALRLYDRKGLLSPDTVDPHSGYRRYSPAQIDAARLITMLRRIDMPLDEIRTLMERSPEEQSALIAHFREHESEQHARRQSLARYLQHAVASGSLDVDGQPGVSTSGVTTRVVPRTPFLSATRHTAARDLPGVIRDNATRLSSLAEDRGGASGRVIVIYHGQVGWESDGPVEVCVPIEDADRAHRVEEEHVELFTGVPTADVQFPRILTAFEAVHRRAVELGLAPAGPPREVYEPAPPGRMPRCEVALPVREMTR, from the coding sequence ATGGCCGAGTTGATGACCATCGGTCAGTTCGCGGCGGCGACCTGGCTCTCACCCAAGGCGCTGCGGCTCTACGACCGCAAGGGGCTGCTCTCGCCTGACACCGTCGACCCTCACAGCGGCTATCGGAGATACAGCCCGGCTCAGATCGATGCGGCCCGACTGATCACCATGCTTCGACGGATCGACATGCCACTGGACGAGATCCGCACGCTCATGGAGCGCTCGCCGGAGGAGCAATCGGCGCTGATCGCGCACTTCCGTGAGCACGAGTCCGAACAGCACGCCCGACGACAGTCCCTGGCCCGGTACCTGCAGCACGCGGTCGCGTCAGGGTCGTTGGACGTCGACGGGCAACCCGGGGTCTCGACATCCGGCGTCACCACCCGCGTGGTGCCCAGGACCCCGTTCCTGTCCGCCACGCGGCACACCGCGGCCAGGGATCTTCCCGGAGTCATCCGGGACAACGCGACCCGGCTGTCGTCCCTGGCGGAGGATCGAGGCGGTGCGAGCGGTCGGGTCATCGTGATCTACCACGGGCAGGTCGGCTGGGAGTCGGACGGCCCCGTCGAGGTCTGTGTACCGATCGAGGACGCGGACCGCGCGCACCGTGTCGAGGAGGAGCACGTGGAGTTGTTCACCGGGGTGCCCACCGCAGATGTCCAGTTCCCACGCATCCTCACCGCATTCGAGGCGGTGCACCGTCGGGCCGTCGAGCTCGGACTCGCGCCCGCCGGGCCACCGAGAGAGGTCTACGAGCCGGCGCCACCGGGCCGGATGCCGCGCTGCGAGGTCGCTCTACCGGTGCGCGAGATGACGAGGTGA
- the nrdH gene encoding glutaredoxin-like protein NrdH: MVTVYTKPACVQCNATYKALDKQGVEYRVVDISVDDEAREYVMALGYLQAPVVVSGTEHWSGFRPDRIKALVTVAA; the protein is encoded by the coding sequence ATGGTCACCGTCTACACCAAGCCCGCCTGCGTCCAGTGCAACGCCACCTACAAGGCCCTCGACAAGCAGGGCGTCGAGTACCGGGTGGTCGACATCTCGGTGGACGACGAGGCGCGGGAGTACGTGATGGCTCTCGGCTACCTGCAGGCCCCCGTCGTGGTGTCCGGCACCGAGCACTGGTCGGGATTCCGGCCGGACCGGATCAAGGCTCTCGTCACCGTCGCGGCCTGA
- the nrdF gene encoding class 1b ribonucleoside-diphosphate reductase subunit beta has product MTAELHAPGSHSPAAGVAPRLVDRVSAINWNRVTDEVDDQVWGRLTSNFWLPEKVPVSNDIPSWQTLTDSEQELTTRVFTGLTLLDTLQGTVGAVSMIPDAATPHEEAVLTNIAFMESVHAKSYSTIFSTLCSTPQIDDAFRWAEENTYLQRKAHITLGYYSGEDPLKRKVASTLLESFLFYSGFYLPMRWSSRAKLTNTADIIRLIIRDEAVHGYYIGYKYQRGLEHISQAERDELKDYTFELLFELYDNEADYTEDLYDTVGWTEDVKKFLRYNANKALMNLGYEGMFPKDETNVDPAILSALSPNADENHDFFSGSGSSYVMGKAVATEDEDWDF; this is encoded by the coding sequence ATGACCGCCGAGTTGCACGCTCCGGGATCCCACAGCCCCGCCGCCGGGGTCGCCCCCCGGCTCGTCGACCGGGTGTCGGCGATCAACTGGAACCGCGTCACCGACGAGGTCGACGACCAGGTCTGGGGCCGGCTCACCAGCAATTTCTGGCTGCCGGAGAAGGTCCCGGTGTCCAACGACATCCCGTCGTGGCAGACCCTGACGGACTCGGAGCAGGAGCTCACCACCCGGGTGTTCACCGGACTGACCCTGCTGGACACCCTCCAGGGGACGGTCGGCGCGGTGAGCATGATCCCCGACGCGGCGACCCCGCATGAGGAGGCGGTGCTCACCAACATCGCGTTCATGGAGTCGGTCCACGCCAAGAGCTACTCCACGATCTTCTCGACGCTCTGTTCCACCCCCCAGATCGATGACGCCTTCCGCTGGGCGGAGGAGAACACCTACCTGCAGCGCAAGGCCCACATCACCCTCGGGTACTACTCGGGCGAGGACCCCCTCAAGCGCAAGGTCGCGTCGACCCTCCTCGAGTCGTTCCTCTTCTACTCGGGTTTCTACCTGCCGATGCGCTGGTCGTCGCGCGCCAAGCTCACCAACACCGCGGACATCATCCGGCTCATCATCCGGGACGAGGCGGTGCACGGGTACTACATCGGCTACAAGTACCAGCGCGGTCTGGAGCACATCAGCCAGGCGGAGCGCGACGAGCTGAAGGACTACACCTTCGAGTTGCTCTTCGAGCTGTACGACAACGAAGCGGACTACACCGAGGACCTCTACGACACCGTGGGGTGGACCGAGGACGTCAAGAAGTTCTTGCGTTACAACGCCAACAAGGCGCTGATGAACCTCGGCTACGAGGGGATGTTCCCCAAGGACGAGACCAACGTCGACCCCGCCATCCTCTCGGCGCTCAGCCCGAACGCCGACGAGAACCACGATTTCTTCTCGGGCTCGGGCAGCTCCTATGTCATGGGCAAGGCCGTGGCGACGGAGGACGAGGACTGGGACTTCTGA
- the ykgO gene encoding type B 50S ribosomal protein L36: protein MKVRKSLRSLKNKPGAQVVRRRGKVYVINKKDPRFKARQG from the coding sequence ATGAAGGTCCGCAAGTCCCTTCGGTCGCTGAAGAACAAGCCGGGCGCCCAGGTTGTCCGTCGTCGCGGCAAGGTCTACGTGATCAACAAGAAGGACCCCCGTTTCAAGGCCCGCCAGGGCTGA
- a CDS encoding nuclear transport factor 2 family protein: MEISLPTDCGNAPRMGIVGDFAVNWATGHTESVSEWLAEDMTWTLLGVGIYRGPEAAGEVGPAFTPERVNVVSVITHGRVASCDGHLEAGGRRLYFSHVLRFASTSRTARIAEVRSYCIETPGVR, translated from the coding sequence ATGGAGATCAGCCTGCCGACCGACTGCGGGAACGCCCCCCGGATGGGCATAGTGGGCGACTTCGCCGTGAACTGGGCCACGGGACACACGGAATCGGTGTCCGAGTGGCTCGCCGAGGACATGACCTGGACGCTCCTCGGCGTCGGCATCTACCGCGGCCCCGAGGCGGCCGGAGAGGTCGGTCCCGCCTTCACCCCTGAGCGTGTCAACGTCGTCTCCGTCATCACCCACGGTCGCGTCGCGTCGTGCGACGGCCACCTGGAAGCAGGAGGACGGCGTCTCTACTTCAGCCATGTCCTGCGCTTCGCCAGCACATCCAGGACCGCGAGAATCGCTGAGGTGCGCAGCTATTGCATCGAGACACCAGGCGTCCGGTGA
- a CDS encoding helix-turn-helix domain-containing protein: MSELADRRGVLYPDRLPTFHRQEAPVDLRDRIRWFWIPRWSLPPGRTSRQELLPFPASNLVVEPSGVTLSGPTTGISHRDLSGSGWAVGALLRPAGLASLSTAPQELRDAETPVEAAELHRAVGAAMGDDVVDQPRPSDQRGVDQCDHQREPLARDKAVRAFSAWAAATLAAPGADGMLANAMEDLIASDRSIVRVDQVAAALGISTRAVQRLARRYVGLPPLKMIRRYRLQEAAQRLRDDPTVMIARVAADLGYSDHAHLSADFRTVLGLSPRSYRRGPGAAAKGSSDG; encoded by the coding sequence ATGTCGGAGCTCGCAGATCGGCGCGGAGTGCTCTACCCGGACCGGTTGCCCACCTTCCACCGCCAGGAGGCCCCGGTCGACCTGCGCGACCGCATCCGGTGGTTCTGGATCCCGCGGTGGAGTCTGCCACCGGGCAGGACCTCCCGGCAGGAACTCCTGCCGTTTCCCGCGTCCAACCTCGTCGTCGAACCCTCCGGCGTGACCCTCTCCGGACCGACGACCGGCATCTCCCACCGTGACCTCAGTGGCAGCGGGTGGGCGGTCGGAGCCCTGCTCCGACCCGCCGGGTTGGCCTCCCTGTCGACCGCGCCGCAGGAGCTCCGCGATGCCGAGACACCGGTCGAGGCAGCAGAGTTGCATCGCGCCGTCGGCGCGGCGATGGGGGACGACGTCGTCGACCAGCCGCGACCATCCGACCAGCGCGGGGTCGACCAGTGCGACCACCAGCGCGAACCCCTCGCGCGCGACAAGGCGGTGCGCGCCTTCTCGGCCTGGGCCGCCGCGACCCTGGCGGCGCCTGGTGCCGACGGGATGCTGGCCAACGCCATGGAGGACCTCATCGCCTCCGACCGGTCGATCGTGCGGGTGGACCAGGTCGCCGCGGCCCTGGGGATCTCGACGCGTGCCGTGCAGCGGCTCGCGCGCCGCTACGTGGGCCTGCCACCACTGAAGATGATCCGTCGGTACCGACTCCAGGAGGCCGCGCAGCGGCTACGCGACGACCCCACTGTGATGATCGCCCGGGTCGCCGCCGACCTCGGGTACTCCGACCACGCCCACCTCAGCGCGGACTTCCGCACGGTCCTCGGACTGAGCCCCCGCTCCTACCGTCGCGGGCCCGGCGCCGCCGCGAAGGGATCCTCGGACGGGTGA
- a CDS encoding YccF domain-containing protein has product MRTLGNVLWFLLAGWWLALAYVIAGVIACILIITIPFGIASFRLAAYVLWPFGRRTEFRRDAGALSMLGNILWILVLGWELALAHLVAGLLLCLTIVGIPFGIACWKMVPLALLPLGQRIVPIRHPSEDPFAAAPGPRR; this is encoded by the coding sequence ATGCGAACCCTGGGGAACGTGCTCTGGTTTCTTCTCGCCGGCTGGTGGTTGGCACTGGCGTACGTCATCGCCGGGGTCATCGCCTGCATCCTGATCATCACCATCCCCTTCGGCATCGCCTCGTTCCGACTCGCCGCGTATGTCCTGTGGCCGTTCGGCCGGCGGACCGAGTTCCGCCGGGACGCCGGTGCGCTCTCGATGCTCGGGAACATCCTGTGGATCCTGGTGCTCGGCTGGGAGCTGGCGCTCGCCCACCTGGTCGCGGGGTTGCTGCTGTGCCTGACGATCGTCGGCATCCCCTTCGGGATCGCCTGTTGGAAGATGGTCCCGCTGGCACTGCTCCCGCTCGGCCAGCGGATCGTCCCCATCCGTCACCCGTCCGAGGATCCCTTCGCGGCGGCGCCGGGCCCGCGACGGTAG
- the nadE gene encoding ammonia-dependent NAD(+) synthetase, protein MSALRASIIHELGVRPDIDPAQEVDRRVAFLADYVRSTPATGFVLGISGGQDSTLTGRLCQLAAEKLRDEGLPSARFVAMRLPHGTQADEADAVVALDFIRPDARVTVDVQPASATMSAITAEALEVLPDHGGPLRDFVRGNVKARQRMVAQYAVAGQLGLLVVGTDHAAEAVTGFFTKYGDGGVDLTPLTGLTKRQGAALLRYLGAPESTWRKLPTADLEDDRPGLHDEEALGVTYEQIDDYLEGRDGVSAEAVDRIEQLFLATRHKRAVPATPLDTWWREG, encoded by the coding sequence ATCAGCGCGCTCCGCGCGTCCATCATCCACGAACTCGGTGTTCGCCCCGACATCGATCCGGCGCAGGAGGTGGATCGTCGGGTGGCGTTTCTGGCCGACTACGTCCGCAGCACCCCGGCCACGGGGTTCGTCCTCGGCATCAGCGGTGGCCAGGACTCCACCCTCACAGGTCGACTCTGCCAGCTCGCCGCGGAGAAGCTGCGCGACGAGGGGCTGCCCAGCGCTCGATTCGTCGCCATGCGCCTGCCCCACGGCACCCAGGCGGACGAGGCCGACGCCGTCGTGGCCCTGGACTTCATCCGACCCGACGCCCGCGTCACCGTCGACGTTCAGCCCGCGTCGGCCACCATGTCAGCGATTACTGCCGAGGCGTTGGAGGTGCTGCCCGACCACGGGGGTCCGCTGCGGGACTTCGTCCGGGGCAACGTCAAGGCGCGTCAGCGGATGGTCGCACAGTACGCCGTGGCCGGGCAGCTCGGACTTCTCGTCGTGGGCACGGATCACGCGGCCGAGGCGGTCACGGGGTTCTTCACCAAGTACGGCGACGGCGGGGTCGATCTCACCCCGTTGACTGGCCTCACCAAGCGCCAGGGCGCCGCGCTCCTGCGATACCTGGGCGCGCCGGAGTCGACCTGGCGAAAGCTCCCCACCGCCGATCTCGAGGACGACCGGCCGGGACTGCACGACGAGGAGGCGCTGGGCGTGACCTACGAGCAGATCGACGACTATCTCGAGGGCCGCGACGGCGTGTCGGCGGAGGCCGTCGACCGGATCGAGCAGCTGTTCCTGGCCACCCGCCACAAGCGGGCCGTCCCGGCCACTCCTCTGGACACCTGGTGGCGCGAGGGGTGA
- the nrdE gene encoding class 1b ribonucleoside-diphosphate reductase subunit alpha, with protein sequence MLNLYDADGRIQFDKDREAAREYFLQHVNQNTVFFHNLDEKLDYLVDKNYYEREVLDKYTRNYVRELFDHAYAKKFRFPTFLGAFKYYTSYTLKTFDGKRYLERYEDRVCMVALTLADGDETLARRLVDEIIDGRFQPATPTFLNSGKKQRGEPVSCFLLRIEDNMESIGRNINSALQLSKRGGGVALLLSNLREHGAPIKHIENQSSGVIPVMKLLEDSFSYANQLGARQGAGAVYLHAHHPDIFKFLDTKRENADEKIRIKTLSLGVVIPDITFELAKRNDDMYLFSPYDVERIYGKPFADVDVTEHYTEMVEDSRIKKTKINARHFFQTLAELQFESGYPYIMYEDTVNRANPVAGKITHSNLCSEILQVSTPSTYNEDLTYSHVGKDISCNLGSLNIAKAMDSPDFGATIETAIRGLTAVSDQTHIDSVPSIERGNSESHAIGLGQMNLHGYLARERIHYGSEEGVDFTNIYFYTVLYHAIRSSNLLARERGTWFAGFPESTYASGEFFDKYTDRAWEPATERVRQLFADAGVAVPTQDDWRALKADVQQYGIYNQNLQAVPPTGSISYINNSTSSIHPVASRIEIRKEGKIGRVYYPAPYLTNDNLDYYQDAYEIGYEKIIDTYAAATQHVDQGLSLTLFFKDTATTRDVNRAQIYAWRKGIKTLYYIRVRQLALEGTEVEGCVSCML encoded by the coding sequence ATGCTCAACCTCTACGACGCGGACGGGAGGATCCAGTTCGACAAGGACCGTGAGGCCGCGCGCGAGTACTTCCTCCAGCACGTCAACCAGAACACGGTCTTCTTCCACAACCTGGACGAGAAGCTGGACTACCTGGTCGACAAGAACTACTACGAGCGCGAGGTGCTCGACAAGTACACCCGCAACTACGTGCGCGAGTTGTTCGATCACGCCTACGCCAAGAAGTTCCGCTTCCCGACATTCCTCGGCGCGTTCAAGTACTACACCTCGTACACGCTCAAGACCTTCGACGGGAAGCGCTACCTCGAGCGCTACGAGGACCGCGTCTGCATGGTCGCCCTCACCCTCGCGGACGGCGACGAGACCCTGGCCCGCCGCCTGGTCGACGAGATCATCGACGGTCGGTTCCAGCCGGCCACCCCGACGTTCCTGAACTCGGGCAAGAAGCAGCGCGGTGAGCCCGTCTCCTGTTTCCTCCTGCGTATCGAGGACAACATGGAGTCCATCGGACGCAACATCAACTCCGCACTGCAGCTGTCCAAGCGCGGTGGCGGGGTCGCGCTGCTGCTGTCGAACCTCCGCGAGCACGGCGCCCCGATCAAGCACATCGAGAACCAGTCCTCCGGCGTCATCCCGGTGATGAAGCTGCTCGAGGACTCCTTCTCCTACGCCAACCAGCTCGGCGCCCGCCAGGGAGCCGGCGCGGTGTACCTGCACGCCCACCACCCGGACATCTTCAAGTTCCTCGACACCAAGCGCGAGAACGCCGACGAGAAGATCCGCATCAAGACCCTGTCGCTGGGCGTCGTGATCCCGGACATCACGTTCGAACTGGCCAAGCGCAACGACGACATGTACCTGTTCTCGCCGTACGACGTCGAGCGGATTTACGGCAAGCCCTTCGCGGACGTCGACGTCACCGAGCACTACACCGAGATGGTGGAGGACAGCCGGATCAAGAAGACCAAGATCAACGCACGGCACTTCTTCCAGACCCTCGCTGAGCTGCAGTTCGAGTCCGGGTACCCGTACATCATGTACGAGGACACGGTGAACCGGGCCAACCCGGTCGCAGGCAAGATCACCCATTCGAACCTGTGCTCGGAGATCCTCCAGGTCTCCACCCCGTCGACGTACAACGAGGACCTCACCTACTCGCACGTGGGCAAGGACATCTCGTGCAACCTCGGCTCGCTCAACATCGCCAAGGCCATGGACTCCCCGGATTTCGGAGCGACCATCGAGACGGCGATCCGGGGCCTGACCGCGGTGTCCGACCAGACCCACATCGACTCGGTCCCGTCGATCGAGCGCGGCAACTCAGAGTCGCACGCGATCGGCCTGGGGCAGATGAACCTCCACGGTTACCTCGCGCGCGAGCGGATCCACTACGGATCCGAGGAGGGCGTGGACTTCACGAACATCTACTTCTACACGGTCCTCTACCACGCGATCCGGTCGTCGAACCTCCTCGCCCGGGAGCGGGGGACCTGGTTCGCCGGATTCCCGGAGTCCACGTACGCCTCCGGCGAGTTTTTCGACAAGTACACCGACCGGGCGTGGGAGCCGGCCACCGAGCGGGTGCGCCAGCTGTTCGCCGACGCCGGCGTGGCGGTGCCCACCCAGGACGACTGGCGTGCGCTGAAGGCCGATGTGCAGCAGTACGGCATCTACAACCAGAACCTCCAGGCCGTACCGCCCACGGGATCGATCAGCTACATCAACAACTCGACCTCGTCGATCCACCCCGTGGCCTCCCGGATCGAGATCCGCAAGGAGGGCAAGATCGGCCGCGTCTACTACCCGGCGCCCTACCTGACCAACGACAACCTGGACTACTACCAGGACGCGTACGAGATCGGGTACGAGAAGATCATCGACACCTATGCCGCGGCCACCCAGCACGTGGACCAGGGCCTGTCGCTGACCCTGTTCTTCAAGGACACGGCCACCACCCGGGACGTCAACCGCGCCCAGATCTACGCCTGGCGCAAGGGGATCAAGACCCTGTACTACATCCGCGTGCGACAGCTCGCACTCGAGGGCACCGAGGTCGAAGGGTGCGTCTCGTGCATGCTCTGA
- a CDS encoding glycoside hydrolase family 1 protein produces MTPRKSVVTRLLLAPALVIALVATVLITGSALARAESRMVEGFHWGVATSGFQVEGSNRDSNWKRYVDAAAARGEADPVNDAVDFWNRYPEDIARAADMGVTTFRLSVEWSRIEPEPGRYDEGALRRYDHILDTIRAHGMTPMITMVHYVYPGWLVDRGGFLSPDAVEAFGRYAELVTERWAGDGTMWVTFNEPLVFFSHELRIGLVGLHQFTEFRDNVVAAHKLGYHAAHRADPEAMVTANEAYLPAFAPATDDLLLNHIREELDFIGIDYYYGIALDNLTTIRAAWDDFAGVRPQPEGMYESIVHYARHFPGKPLYIVENGMPTHNGHREDGIERGDYLRDVVFWIQRAAADGYPVIGYNHWSLVDNYEWGTYDSRFGLYRVDVLTDPLLERRPTSGVDAYRDVIARGGVPEGYRPVLPVGVCSLGTIPDTCLDPVDVHGPLARLGR; encoded by the coding sequence ATGACTCCCCGTAAGAGTGTTGTCACCAGGCTCCTGCTCGCCCCGGCGCTCGTCATCGCACTGGTCGCTACCGTCCTGATCACGGGTTCCGCGCTGGCGCGTGCCGAATCTCGGATGGTCGAGGGGTTCCACTGGGGGGTGGCCACCTCGGGCTTCCAGGTCGAGGGTTCAAATAGGGACTCCAACTGGAAGCGCTACGTCGACGCCGCGGCCGCCCGCGGCGAGGCCGACCCGGTGAACGACGCGGTGGACTTCTGGAACCGATACCCGGAGGACATCGCGCGCGCCGCCGACATGGGCGTCACCACCTTCCGTCTCAGCGTGGAGTGGTCCCGCATCGAACCCGAGCCGGGGCGGTACGACGAGGGGGCGCTGCGTCGGTACGACCACATCCTCGACACGATCCGGGCGCACGGGATGACGCCCATGATCACGATGGTCCACTACGTGTACCCCGGATGGCTCGTCGACCGGGGCGGTTTCCTCTCGCCGGACGCGGTGGAGGCCTTCGGCCGCTACGCCGAGCTCGTCACCGAGCGGTGGGCCGGCGACGGGACGATGTGGGTCACCTTCAACGAGCCCCTGGTGTTCTTCAGCCACGAACTTCGCATCGGCCTGGTCGGCCTGCACCAGTTCACCGAGTTCCGCGACAACGTCGTCGCGGCCCACAAGCTGGGATACCACGCCGCGCACCGCGCCGACCCGGAGGCGATGGTGACCGCCAACGAGGCGTACCTCCCCGCGTTCGCCCCGGCCACCGACGACCTGCTGCTCAACCACATCCGCGAGGAGCTGGACTTCATCGGGATCGACTACTACTACGGAATCGCGCTCGACAACCTCACCACCATCCGCGCCGCGTGGGACGACTTCGCCGGCGTGCGTCCGCAACCGGAAGGGATGTACGAGTCGATCGTGCACTACGCGCGGCACTTTCCCGGTAAGCCGCTGTACATCGTCGAGAACGGGATGCCCACCCACAACGGGCACCGGGAGGACGGGATCGAGCGCGGCGACTACCTCCGGGACGTCGTCTTCTGGATCCAGCGCGCGGCCGCCGACGGTTACCCGGTGATCGGATACAACCACTGGTCTCTGGTCGACAACTACGAGTGGGGAACATACGACTCCCGCTTCGGCCTGTACCGGGTCGACGTACTCACGGATCCGCTGCTCGAGCGCAGGCCGACCTCCGGGGTCGACGCCTACCGGGACGTGATCGCGCGCGGCGGAGTCCCGGAGGGCTACCGCCCGGTTCTGCCGGTGGGTGTGTGCTCGCTGGGGACGATCCCCGACACCTGCCTGGATCCGGTCGACGTTCACGGGCCGCTCGCGAGGCTGGGTCGCTGA
- a CDS encoding ATP-binding protein, with protein sequence MTFTDIDYDKFRALRVTRVAARLEQLIGDEANDELTPEQLFLTAVDDALEDRRAHKVDKLIRAAGLPIPEANVAELDYREGRGINPVRMKRYAAHDWAADPTNLLVISPTGGGKTYLACAIGIAACHNGHAVTYARMDSLARQLVITRADGIAHQKLLNDLSNTDLLIIDDFLTVGIDSDAASDLFAILANREHRLPTMIASQTGPAHWVAELPDRVAADSIVNRLANNARTINLGQIDMRRQRQDQARTTDGYWE encoded by the coding sequence GTGACGTTCACCGACATCGACTACGACAAGTTCCGCGCCCTGCGCGTGACCAGGGTCGCCGCCCGGCTGGAGCAGCTCATCGGCGACGAAGCCAACGACGAGCTGACCCCCGAGCAACTGTTCCTCACCGCCGTGGATGATGCCCTCGAAGATCGCCGGGCACACAAGGTCGACAAACTCATCCGGGCCGCCGGGTTGCCGATCCCGGAGGCGAATGTCGCCGAGCTCGACTACCGGGAGGGCCGAGGGATCAACCCGGTGCGGATGAAACGCTACGCCGCCCACGACTGGGCCGCCGACCCCACGAACCTGCTGGTCATCTCCCCAACCGGAGGAGGAAAAACGTACCTGGCCTGCGCCATCGGCATCGCCGCCTGCCACAACGGCCACGCCGTCACCTACGCCAGAATGGACTCGCTCGCACGGCAATTGGTCATCACCCGCGCCGACGGGATCGCACACCAGAAGCTGCTCAACGATCTGTCGAACACCGATCTGCTGATCATCGACGACTTTCTCACCGTCGGCATCGACAGCGACGCCGCCTCCGACCTGTTCGCCATTCTGGCCAACCGAGAACACCGCCTGCCGACGATGATCGCCTCGCAGACAGGACCGGCCCACTGGGTCGCAGAACTACCCGACCGGGTCGCCGCTGACTCCATCGTCAACCGTCTGGCCAACAACGCGCGGACGATCAACCTCGGCCAGATCGATATGCGCCGACAGCGCCAAGACCAGGCTCGCACCACCGACGGCTACTGGGAGTAA
- the nrdI gene encoding class Ib ribonucleoside-diphosphate reductase assembly flavoprotein NrdI: MAAPLPATEPVRIVYFSNVSENTKRFVDRLGLPALRIPTRRTDAPPVVSDPYVLIVPTYGGCLEVTGRTGASVPRQVVAFLNNAHNRSLCRGVIAAGNTNFGADYAVSGDVIARKLGVPYLYRFELMGTHEDVIRVREGLEEFWQHQP; encoded by the coding sequence ATGGCGGCTCCGCTGCCGGCCACCGAGCCGGTGAGGATCGTCTACTTCTCCAACGTCTCCGAGAACACCAAGCGGTTCGTCGACCGGCTCGGGCTCCCGGCGCTGCGGATCCCCACGCGGAGGACCGATGCCCCGCCGGTCGTGTCGGACCCGTATGTTCTGATCGTCCCGACGTACGGGGGTTGCCTCGAGGTCACCGGGAGGACCGGCGCCTCGGTCCCACGACAGGTCGTGGCGTTCCTGAACAACGCGCACAACAGAAGCCTCTGCCGGGGTGTCATCGCCGCCGGCAACACCAACTTCGGTGCGGACTACGCGGTCTCCGGCGATGTGATCGCACGCAAGCTCGGGGTTCCGTACCTCTACCGGTTCGAACTGATGGGCACACATGAGGACGTCATCCGCGTCCGTGAGGGATTGGAAGAGTTTTGGCAGCACCAACCGTGA